The Thiogranum longum genome includes a region encoding these proteins:
- the sdhC gene encoding succinate dehydrogenase, cytochrome b556 subunit, which translates to MAKQKAAPKFLNLLAIRLPPGGIASIGHRISGVLMFLSIPLFAWLFGLSLENEQGFVRAVGYLHSTFFRLLLLFMVWSLSHHLLAGIRHLLLDADIGVDKPTARLTARIVNFAALLVVAAYVVYPL; encoded by the coding sequence ATGGCAAAACAAAAAGCAGCGCCCAAGTTCCTCAATCTGCTGGCCATCAGGCTGCCGCCGGGCGGCATCGCCTCCATCGGACATCGGATATCCGGTGTCCTGATGTTTCTTTCCATACCGCTTTTTGCCTGGCTGTTCGGTCTGTCGCTGGAAAATGAACAGGGTTTTGTGCGGGCTGTGGGATATCTCCATTCAACCTTTTTCCGCTTGCTTCTCCTGTTCATGGTGTGGTCGCTGAGTCATCACCTGTTGGCCGGGATCCGCCATTTGTTACTGGATGCCGATATCGGCGTCGATAAACCCACCGCACGATTAACGGCCCGTATCGTAAATTTTGCTGCGTTGCTGGTGGTTGCCGCCTATGTGGTATACCCGCTGTGA